The sequence below is a genomic window from Sebastes fasciatus isolate fSebFas1 chromosome 11, fSebFas1.pri, whole genome shotgun sequence.
TAGTAGAATGTAGTATGAAATTGAGAAATAGCTTTCCTTTATCACAGCTGACATTGCtcgtcatagcaggaaaagcacaggtggaacTAAATCATTTAATTCATTAATGACGGCTCTGTTGTATATAAAGTGTACCagcgagccagcatgcacaatagcaTGGCCCTGGAACATTAAGCATCAACTGTGATTGATTTTCTTCAATTGGTTTTCAACTaatcagttattattattaataaaacacGCAGGTCAATGTAATTAACACAAATTTTACATTCTTTCTTATagcttttatattcttttaggTCTCATCATCTCCCAACCATACAGACACAGACAACttacagtatgtctgtgtgtgctcaCAGGTGGAGAACTGTGCAGCCCTGTCAGAGAGGCTGCATCTCTTCCAAGTTTTACTGGATCATCCTCTTGCTCTGGATCAGCTCAAGAAGACACCACTGAGAGACGGTCTGCTGTGGCACGTCTGGCTCAAACTCGACTGTGGCAACGGGAGAGGTAAACACGCGGGGAAGCTGCAGGACACAGCTCATCGTCAGCTGCTGAGCTGCCCGCTGATCCTTCTGTTTGCTCTTTGCCATAGCTGGTGTCCTGCACTCGGAACCCGAGGCGCTCAGATTGGCCCAGGCCATCGCCGGGACGGAGGGCGTGGAGCTAACAGGAGTGTACGCTCACTGTGGGAACTCCTATAACTGCAGAGGAGTGGAGCAAATACAGGCTGTCGCCCAGGAAACAACCGACTTGACTCTGAAGTTCATGGAAAAGTATGGCAACAAAATAAAGACGTTCAAAAGCAAGTAGAGGCCAATCATGTCATATGTAACCAGCCACAGAGAGAatggttaaaatacattttctcaggcacattttttattatcaatgATTTGATTTTCTTTTGACTGGCATGTACCAGTGTACCCAGAGTGTTTTACAGAAGTCCACTAGTTTATCTGCTTAACAAAAGTCTTGTTGTTTTATGTTCGTAGAAGAAAGAAGACTAAAGTTAAGTTAATAAGAAAGGACTTTAAACTACGGACGCCTCAAAAATGTAGAACTGGATTtacactactacactaaatcTTGTTTAAAGGACCAGCTTGTAGTATTTCAGGGGGCACTTACAAGTAAATAATCTGTTATATTTATTTCCTGTGAAATGCTGTCTTGATAGAATCATCCTGTAAACTTCTCTGGGTTTGTTTTTGGGCAGACTGAAGGCTGTCGGCATCACCTGCAAGTCCAGCATTGGCTCCACCCCTTCCTGTAGTCACCCAGTCAAAGACATGGCGCAGCTCAGTGAGGTGCATCCTGGGAACTATGGCTtctatggtgtgtgtgtggatgtggcTGTATTTGTATCAGTGTCTAAGTTTGTTTAGGCTGTTTTTAAATTGACATTATtgtattgaaaaagaaaagagtcaCAAATTCAACTGttgatgttttgttgtttttgtggctGTCTTCTAGACGTGCAGCAGTCTGTGATTGGCTCGTGCAGTCTGGAGGACGTGGCTGTGAGGGTTTTGACGAGAGTCATCGGACATTGTCCTCACAGGAACCAGCTCCTGATTGACTGTGGATGGTGTGGCCTCAGGTACCTTCATCAATATTGTATACCCTGTTTTGTGGTTGCAGAATGGTCTTTACCTGCTTACTGTTTTAACATAATCCTTTAATGATGTATAATAGTAtacttaaagaggacatatcatgctcatttttaggtttGTACTTATATTTCGGGTTTCCGATCGTGTTCCAGTACACAAGTTGGAAAACTCAACGGGGTTTGCTCCAGCCAGGCTAGGCATTGTTAGCAACAGTTGGTGCATTACCCATTACGCCGGTATTTTGCGCATACAAACAAAGTAGCAACATGTCCACAGATAGAAGTTGGACAGGACTGTGTGTACGACTGATGTGAGAGACAAATAATATAGAAGTGCTAATAAACAGTATTTACTACAGATTTTATTACTGTTGATGTGCGGAGTAGCTGTCTTGGATTTTGAGTTCGGGGTTGGTGAGGTTCGTCCGAATTCAGGGGGCATTCCAGTTGAAATTGCCGACTTCCCAGTTCAAATGGAGCGCAGcatagttctcaagctgtgggtgatatacactcaccggccactttattaggcacacctttTCAATTGCTcataacacaaatagctaatcagccaatcacatggcagcaactcaatgcatttaggcatctagaggtggtgaagacgacttgctgaagttcaaactgagcatcagaatggggaagaaaggggatttaagtgactttgaacgtggcatggttgttggtgccagatgggctggtctgagtatttcaaaaactgctgatctactgggattttcacgcacaaccatctctagggtttacagagaatggtccgaacaagagaacatatccagtgag
It includes:
- the LOC141776675 gene encoding D-serine dehydratase — encoded protein: MEGEPISVLCTPALVVDVDKVRRNAERMIERCKNLGVQLRPHMKTHKTIECADIMTGGSRRCIAVSTLAEAWFYTDNGFDDILYAYSLPFDKVENCAALSERLHLFQVLLDHPLALDQLKKTPLRDGLLWHVWLKLDCGNGRAGVLHSEPEALRLAQAIAGTEGVELTGVYAHCGNSYNCRGVEQIQAVAQETTDLTLKFMEKLKAVGITCKSSIGSTPSCSHPVKDMAQLSEVHPGNYGFYDVQQSVIGSCSLEDVAVRVLTRVIGHCPHRNQLLIDCGWCGLSLDGAGKLPTGYAVIEGHPNLKLLSMTQEHGRVEPISGPLDYSRYPLGSLLTLIPYHSCASAAMHPVYHVHSEGRLLGKWTPTRGW